TACTCTTTTACCTTGAAATCAAAAGGAGTTGAAAGCAAGTCTTTGTACCATGATTCAACCTCTGCGGTACGCTTCAATAACAACTCCACCGATAGATCGTAAAACTCAAAAGTGGTTGCCTTAACCTGATCATCTAATTTATCGTAATATTGTTTCAAAAGATCATAATCTTCCTTTGTCAGAAATCTTTTCCCGTAATCAAGTCTTTTCAGGTAGAGGTTAAATAATTTTTCAGAAAAATTATCATCAAATCTGACCTCAAGATAATGAGCCATCTGAAGGGTTTGCGTGATGGCCTGTAAGATAGCCTGTCGTTCGTCTTTATCGGCATGAGGCTTTTTATAGGAGGTGAATACGAATAAAACAACAATCCCCAATGGAAACAAAAACCATTTTTTCATAAAAGCATTTTTAAAATTGAAAAAAGTTCATTTCTTAATTAACACAAAGGTAAAATTT
This window of the Sphingobacteriales bacterium genome carries:
- a CDS encoding tail-specific protease codes for the protein MKKWFLFPLGIVVLFVFTSYKKPHADKDERQAILQAITQTLQMAHYLEVRFDDNFSEKLFNLYLKRLDYGKRFLTKEDYDLLKQYYDKLDDQVKATTFEFYDLSVELLLKRTAEVESWYKDLLSTPFDFKVKEYYETDEEKAEYAANPAALKESWRKYLKYQTLIRLLDAYNEQAKMDTGTVKSFEELEKEARQKVLAAHEEFFARMKKLRDSDRLALYFNCIAGVFDPHTEYYAPKQKEDFDINISGRLEGIGATLQEKGDYIKVV